A portion of the Stigmatella aurantiaca DW4/3-1 genome contains these proteins:
- a CDS encoding DUF2381 family protein has protein sequence MSIALSNRSKTFCLAPDFRLSLLLTWLWVLLPGTTAMAQLRGAPCQSGVRRIELPARPTLDVMDVCISPELSTTFVFDEEIARQTVTVEGAERFTRIEISDSTLRLIPSVKVLSGERLRLTLRFKGNSAPMGAAFWLAVHPAQAEALVEVFRQKRTVESCQQELADKDLQLRQCREENMRILSGAREPNGLVALLNAGLMDPRGISAKTFSKRSSPSSPGGLFEARSIVTYRSSQRVAVELWLRPLTNEPGWKIDDAALAGTGTHSLHVLSVRHQESLDEGALEQRVLIEAKATKEEAQGPFTLKLWDREGTRSIAFPGITFP, from the coding sequence TTGTCGATCGCTTTGAGTAACCGCTCCAAAACGTTTTGCCTGGCGCCAGACTTCCGGCTCAGCCTGCTGCTGACATGGCTGTGGGTCCTCTTGCCAGGAACCACCGCAATGGCTCAACTCAGAGGCGCTCCCTGTCAATCGGGGGTCCGCCGTATCGAGCTGCCAGCCAGACCCACGCTGGATGTCATGGACGTGTGCATCAGTCCTGAACTCTCCACAACATTTGTTTTTGACGAGGAGATCGCGCGGCAAACAGTGACGGTGGAAGGGGCCGAGCGGTTCACCCGGATTGAGATCAGCGATAGCACCCTGAGGCTGATCCCCTCAGTGAAAGTCCTGTCCGGAGAACGCTTGCGGCTGACGCTGCGTTTCAAGGGGAACTCGGCGCCCATGGGTGCGGCCTTCTGGCTCGCGGTGCATCCCGCTCAAGCAGAGGCTTTGGTGGAAGTGTTCAGGCAAAAACGCACCGTGGAGTCTTGTCAACAAGAGCTGGCGGACAAGGATCTCCAGCTTCGCCAATGCCGCGAAGAAAACATGCGGATCCTCTCAGGCGCTCGGGAGCCGAATGGATTGGTTGCTTTACTGAACGCCGGATTGATGGATCCCAGAGGGATCTCCGCCAAGACCTTCTCGAAGAGAAGCTCGCCCTCCTCGCCAGGAGGACTTTTCGAGGCGCGCTCCATCGTCACCTATCGATCCAGTCAGCGGGTCGCCGTGGAGTTATGGCTACGTCCTCTCACGAATGAGCCAGGTTGGAAGATTGACGACGCAGCGTTGGCTGGCACCGGAACACACTCCTTGCATGTGCTTTCGGTCCGCCACCAAGAGTCTCTTGACGAGGGAGCACTCGAACAACGCGTGCTCATCGAAGCGAAAGCAACGAAAGAGGAAGCCCAAGGCCCCTTCACCCTCAAGTTATGGGACAGAGAGGGAACAAGAAGCATCGCCTTCCCAGGGATTACATTCCCCTAA
- a CDS encoding DUF4276 family protein, protein MSVRIYVEGGGTTGALKSECRRGFAEFFKKFLPVGKQPKVIACGSRNEALDDFRTALRKSRGDYIVLLVDAEAPVGSAQEVWSHLEQRDGWTPPDGATEDNTHLMVQCMESWFLADVPALSAYFGKGFQASALPKNPHIEAVSKQDVLKGLENATRQAQTKGIYSKGGHSFAILALIDPVKVRHVSPHAERLAATLLRLAA, encoded by the coding sequence GTGAGCGTGCGTATCTACGTTGAGGGTGGGGGGACTACGGGTGCTTTGAAGAGCGAGTGCCGCCGTGGCTTTGCGGAGTTTTTCAAGAAATTCCTCCCTGTAGGGAAGCAGCCGAAGGTCATTGCTTGCGGTAGCCGGAACGAGGCGCTCGACGATTTCCGGACGGCCCTGCGCAAGTCTCGCGGTGACTACATCGTTCTTTTGGTAGACGCCGAAGCTCCGGTTGGTTCAGCACAGGAGGTCTGGTCCCATTTGGAGCAGCGGGATGGCTGGACGCCTCCGGATGGAGCCACCGAGGACAATACCCACCTCATGGTTCAATGCATGGAAAGCTGGTTCCTGGCCGATGTTCCAGCGCTCAGTGCCTACTTCGGAAAGGGTTTCCAAGCTTCAGCCCTCCCCAAAAACCCTCACATCGAGGCCGTCTCCAAGCAGGACGTGCTCAAGGGGTTGGAGAACGCGACCCGGCAGGCCCAAACCAAGGGGATCTACTCCAAGGGAGGCCATAGCTTTGCTATTCTCGCACTCATTGATCCCGTCAAGGTGCGCCACGTGTCACCGCATGCAGAGCGCCTCGCTGCAACGCTCCTACGCCTTGCCGCCTGA
- a CDS encoding serine/threonine protein kinase, whose product MDLLRALLPRAKPPEGPTPPDALPQGRRVGPWRVVRPLGQGGNGTVYLVRRWGRHYALKLATCPGDPRLVREGKLLQRVKHPGVVKLRAAGQWVGGAERFPYLVMEYVEGLPLYEWARQTCPTARQVTRLLIQTAWALEAVHRQHAVHRDVKGGNTLVRPDGKQLVLMDLGAGDYEGATPLTTHVLPPGTEVYLSPEAMAFAQLHATTPEAHYKAGPADDLYSLGVMAYRVLTGQYPFSTHLPRDMFWLAVSTQPARSAREANPRVPEALAAIVHRLLAKQPENRHAHAREVAEALEKASSEGGAEWDEPLSDAKKKAPKPQGVLRRRRAGNPRERAWMWQQLQKKHRLREGGPSQNDAVASAPHLSSRVPVNRKKHWGLRGLVLAIAVGGSLALLTPTRQVGEGDQEIARVPPSPDAGTGAAPFEAPISAPAAPAALDKDDPRVNPLSGSTSYPKLSKVLPLCVGLACAGGSPATRPMPPPEECPPGALQTMSDLGFEEGDYLHVSMIVPRKGEKRENVLVKEGPSTVLITRRYPTVPGKSFVSGRLLVGDRVYGRYTSLVLASGGPPLPVCMELVDIGVNRGLEREPESSETAVKVYHSGAVMFVDRFE is encoded by the coding sequence ATGGACCTGCTACGGGCCTTGCTCCCCCGGGCAAAGCCCCCCGAAGGCCCCACTCCCCCTGACGCCTTGCCCCAAGGGCGCCGCGTAGGCCCGTGGCGCGTGGTGCGTCCGCTGGGCCAGGGCGGAAACGGGACGGTGTACCTCGTCAGGCGCTGGGGGCGGCACTACGCGTTGAAGCTGGCGACGTGTCCCGGGGACCCGCGGCTGGTGCGCGAGGGCAAGCTCTTGCAGCGGGTGAAGCACCCAGGCGTGGTGAAGCTGCGGGCCGCGGGCCAGTGGGTAGGCGGAGCGGAGCGCTTTCCCTATCTGGTGATGGAGTACGTGGAGGGGCTGCCCCTGTACGAGTGGGCGCGCCAAACCTGTCCGACTGCCCGACAAGTCACCCGGTTGCTGATCCAGACGGCCTGGGCACTGGAGGCGGTGCACCGGCAACACGCCGTGCACCGGGACGTGAAGGGCGGCAACACGCTGGTGCGCCCCGATGGCAAGCAGTTGGTGCTGATGGACCTGGGCGCGGGCGATTACGAGGGGGCCACCCCGCTCACCACCCACGTGTTGCCCCCTGGCACCGAGGTGTACCTGAGCCCCGAGGCCATGGCGTTCGCCCAGCTCCACGCCACCACCCCGGAGGCCCACTACAAGGCAGGCCCGGCGGATGACCTGTACTCGCTGGGCGTCATGGCCTACCGGGTGCTGACGGGGCAGTACCCGTTCTCCACGCATCTGCCCCGGGACATGTTCTGGCTGGCGGTCTCCACCCAGCCTGCCCGCAGCGCCCGCGAAGCCAATCCGCGCGTGCCCGAGGCCCTGGCGGCCATCGTGCACCGGCTGTTGGCCAAGCAGCCGGAGAACCGGCACGCCCACGCCCGGGAGGTGGCGGAAGCGCTGGAGAAGGCTTCCTCGGAAGGAGGAGCCGAGTGGGACGAGCCCCTGTCCGACGCGAAAAAGAAGGCGCCCAAGCCCCAGGGGGTGCTGCGCCGCAGGCGCGCGGGAAATCCCCGGGAACGGGCCTGGATGTGGCAGCAACTGCAAAAGAAGCACCGCTTGCGAGAAGGGGGGCCTTCCCAAAACGACGCGGTGGCCTCCGCCCCCCATCTCTCTTCACGCGTTCCCGTGAACCGGAAGAAGCATTGGGGCCTCCGGGGGCTCGTCCTGGCCATCGCCGTGGGAGGGAGCCTGGCCCTCCTCACCCCAACCCGGCAGGTAGGCGAAGGTGACCAGGAAATAGCGCGAGTCCCTCCATCGCCGGATGCTGGAACCGGCGCGGCGCCGTTCGAGGCCCCTATCTCCGCGCCCGCCGCTCCGGCAGCGCTAGACAAGGACGACCCGCGCGTGAATCCACTCTCCGGCTCCACTTCCTATCCCAAGCTGTCCAAGGTGCTCCCCCTGTGCGTGGGCCTGGCCTGCGCGGGGGGTTCACCCGCTACCCGGCCCATGCCTCCACCCGAGGAGTGCCCCCCTGGCGCCCTCCAGACCATGAGCGACCTCGGCTTCGAGGAAGGGGATTACCTCCACGTGAGCATGATCGTTCCCAGAAAGGGAGAGAAGCGAGAGAATGTCTTGGTCAAAGAGGGACCGTCCACGGTGCTCATCACGAGACGGTATCCCACCGTGCCGGGCAAGAGCTTCGTCTCCGGCCGTCTCTTGGTGGGGGACCGTGTCTACGGCCGATACACGTCATTGGTCCTGGCCTCCGGCGGGCCTCCCCTCCCTGTTTGCATGGAACTGGTGGACATCGGTGTCAACCGTGGATTGGAACGAGAGCCAGAGTCCTCGGAAACGGCCGTCAAGGTCTATCACTCGGGAGCGGTCATGTTTGTCGATCGCTTTGAGTAA
- a CDS encoding AAA family ATPase yields MAIYIQSLHLQNLLSFGLEAEPVPLGDLNVIIGPNGSGKSNLIAAISLLAATPRTLSEAIRAGGGIDEWIWKGDKSQRKACIEASIAAIGAIPIKYELSLSSFFSWYTLLEERIERAGSPSESEEPFLYFGKINGVPHIRMQGNLQPIDLQAFNSSESILAQRRDPVVYPEMFGLSNFFQSIHMYRNWSFGRDAMPRMPQPADLPNHSLMEDARNLGLVLNKIRRDPEAKDSLLRHLSLIYEGVRDVDVSIEGGAVQVFLHENKWIVPATRLSDGTLRWLSLLTILVSPGMQSLVCIEEPEMGLHPDLLPPLAQLLREASQRMQLIVTTHSDALVDALSDTPESVLVCEKHDGSTGMRRLQRDDLSDWLEKYTLGQLWRRGELGGNRW; encoded by the coding sequence ATGGCCATCTACATCCAGAGCCTCCACTTGCAGAACCTCCTGTCCTTCGGACTCGAGGCAGAGCCAGTGCCACTTGGAGATCTCAACGTCATCATTGGTCCCAACGGATCAGGCAAATCAAATCTTATTGCAGCCATTAGTCTGCTTGCCGCAACTCCTCGGACTTTGAGCGAAGCCATTCGGGCTGGAGGTGGCATAGATGAATGGATATGGAAAGGCGATAAGAGCCAGCGCAAAGCATGCATTGAGGCATCGATCGCCGCCATCGGTGCAATTCCAATAAAATATGAACTTTCGCTCAGCTCATTTTTCTCATGGTACACTCTATTGGAAGAGCGTATCGAACGCGCTGGTTCGCCATCGGAATCAGAAGAGCCGTTTTTATATTTCGGCAAAATCAATGGTGTCCCACACATTCGCATGCAAGGTAATCTCCAGCCGATAGATTTGCAGGCGTTTAACAGCAGTGAATCTATTCTCGCTCAGCGACGAGACCCAGTCGTCTATCCTGAGATGTTTGGTCTTTCGAATTTCTTCCAATCCATTCATATGTACCGGAATTGGAGTTTTGGCCGGGATGCCATGCCCCGGATGCCGCAGCCCGCCGATCTGCCCAACCATTCGCTCATGGAAGATGCGAGAAATCTGGGATTGGTGCTGAACAAGATTCGCAGAGATCCTGAAGCCAAGGACTCGCTGCTGAGGCATCTCAGCTTGATTTACGAGGGGGTTCGCGATGTCGACGTCAGCATTGAAGGTGGCGCTGTTCAAGTCTTCCTCCATGAGAACAAGTGGATCGTTCCGGCCACCCGTCTATCCGATGGAACCCTGCGCTGGCTTTCACTGCTGACGATTCTCGTCAGTCCTGGCATGCAGTCGCTCGTTTGTATTGAAGAGCCAGAAATGGGTCTTCACCCGGATCTGCTTCCGCCTCTCGCGCAACTTCTGCGCGAAGCCTCGCAGCGGATGCAGCTCATTGTGACGACGCATTCGGACGCACTGGTCGATGCTTTGTCGGACACGCCCGAGTCGGTTCTTGTCTGTGAAAAACATGATGGAAGCACTGGGATGCGACGGCTCCAGAGGGACGACTTGTCAGACTGGCTTGAGAAGTACACACTCGGGCAACTCTGGCGCCGTGGGGAACTGGGAGGGAACCGCTGGTGA
- a CDS encoding OPT family oligopeptide transporter, with protein sequence MAPSLAPRPESVPAVPTPSSLTVMHIPGATPEEADAYWLREVYQGDRLPQLTLRAVLLGSALGIITCATNLYAGLKIGPSFGVAVTAGLLAYATHGALRRLTPRLAGMPLSPLELCCAQAVASAAGYATGGALVSVQGAYLLTTGHHPPAWVLVPWTFVLSALGVFFAVPLKRQFVDREQLPFPTGTAAAVTVRSLHATGHEARPRLRALGLGGLVSGLVTLGRDALGSIPSAFPFAGTLGGVPLERLGFALETSLLPVGAGALLGLRITASLFLGALLVHGLVAPRLFAAGVLPSEGGIQDMLTWSLWPGAAALTTSSLLRFALQGKALGRAWRGLLSLRAATPQPVDALQVPRGWVVGGIAVLTPAAVWLAFTGFGVPVPHATLAVAMSFFLCLISCRVTGETDATPVGALGQVTQLTYGALLPRNVEANLVTAGITVNTASSAADLLSDLKTGHLLGANPRRQFLAQLLGTGVGAAAAVPLFYLLVPAPSALGGEHFPAAAAFATASLSEVLSSGVSGLSPSLRMAGAWAALGAAVLTLAEQFLPERARRWVPSPLGMGLACLLPASTSFGLFLGGLATEAVRRLKPSAVEGRVVPLAAGLIAGEGLVGVAIIGVQSF encoded by the coding sequence CCCGGCGCCACCCCGGAGGAGGCGGACGCCTACTGGCTTCGCGAGGTGTACCAGGGAGACCGGCTGCCGCAGCTCACCCTCCGCGCGGTGCTGCTCGGCAGTGCCCTGGGCATCATCACCTGCGCCACCAACCTGTACGCGGGGCTGAAGATAGGCCCCTCCTTCGGGGTGGCCGTCACCGCCGGGCTGTTGGCGTATGCGACGCACGGCGCTTTGCGCAGACTGACGCCCCGGCTCGCGGGAATGCCGCTGTCCCCGCTGGAGCTTTGCTGCGCCCAGGCCGTGGCCTCCGCCGCGGGCTACGCCACCGGAGGGGCCCTGGTGTCCGTCCAGGGCGCGTACCTGCTCACCACCGGCCATCACCCTCCCGCGTGGGTGCTGGTGCCGTGGACGTTCGTGCTGTCCGCGCTGGGCGTCTTCTTCGCCGTGCCCCTCAAGCGGCAGTTCGTGGACCGGGAACAGCTTCCCTTCCCCACCGGCACCGCCGCCGCCGTCACCGTGCGCTCGCTGCACGCCACCGGTCACGAGGCGCGTCCTCGCCTGCGCGCCCTGGGCCTGGGAGGACTGGTGTCGGGCCTCGTCACCCTGGGGCGCGATGCGCTGGGAAGCATCCCCTCTGCCTTCCCCTTCGCGGGCACCCTGGGCGGAGTGCCTCTGGAGCGCCTGGGCTTCGCGCTGGAGACGAGCCTGCTGCCCGTGGGCGCGGGCGCCCTCCTGGGGCTGCGCATCACCGCTTCCCTCTTTCTGGGGGCACTCCTCGTCCATGGGCTCGTGGCCCCTCGGCTGTTCGCGGCCGGCGTCCTCCCCTCCGAGGGAGGCATCCAGGACATGCTCACCTGGAGCCTCTGGCCCGGCGCCGCGGCACTCACCACGAGTTCGCTGCTGCGCTTTGCCCTCCAGGGCAAGGCCTTGGGCCGCGCGTGGAGAGGCCTCCTCTCCCTTCGTGCCGCGACGCCTCAACCCGTGGACGCCTTGCAGGTCCCCCGAGGGTGGGTGGTGGGAGGCATCGCGGTGCTCACCCCCGCCGCCGTCTGGCTGGCCTTCACGGGCTTTGGTGTCCCGGTGCCCCATGCCACCCTCGCGGTGGCCATGTCCTTCTTCCTATGCCTCATCTCGTGCCGGGTGACGGGGGAGACGGATGCCACCCCCGTGGGCGCATTGGGGCAGGTGACACAGCTCACCTATGGCGCCCTGCTGCCTCGCAACGTCGAGGCCAACCTGGTGACCGCCGGCATCACCGTCAACACCGCCTCCTCCGCGGCGGATCTCCTGAGCGATCTCAAGACGGGGCACTTGCTGGGGGCCAACCCCCGGCGCCAATTTCTCGCCCAATTGCTGGGCACGGGGGTGGGCGCCGCCGCCGCCGTGCCCCTCTTCTACTTGCTGGTGCCGGCTCCCTCCGCGCTGGGAGGAGAGCACTTTCCGGCTGCCGCCGCCTTTGCCACCGCGAGCCTGTCCGAAGTGCTCTCGTCTGGGGTGAGCGGATTGTCTCCCTCTTTGCGCATGGCCGGAGCCTGGGCGGCGCTTGGCGCGGCGGTGCTCACCCTCGCCGAGCAATTCTTGCCCGAGCGCGCCCGGCGCTGGGTGCCTTCGCCCCTGGGCATGGGGCTGGCGTGCCTGCTGCCAGCCTCCACCTCCTTCGGGCTCTTCCTGGGAGGCCTGGCAACGGAGGCCGTCCGTCGCCTGAAGCCCTCCGCCGTGGAGGGCCGCGTGGTTCCTCTGGCCGCGGGACTCATCGCGGGGGAAGGGCTCGTCGGCGTGGCCATCATTGGGGTTCAGTCGTTTTGA